A single genomic interval of Spinacia oleracea cultivar Varoflay chromosome 6, BTI_SOV_V1, whole genome shotgun sequence harbors:
- the LOC110778290 gene encoding BTB/POZ domain-containing protein POB1-like isoform X1 — translation MDSLNSRIAIIKSGASSSSATNDDLQSPSSESDFGFAFNDSNFSDRILKVEIVPDLPDTKSNGDGCTTIADWAKNRKRRRDDVKKEPGADIILQPDEQILNCNMPDSDGVAYESLEGEAVAMIEESPIIDGDETLQNNESPLSMDCSVVLQVKTIHISSPILAAKSPFFYKLFSNGMRESEQRHVTLRIHASEEAALMDLLNFMYSNTLQIDTPTGILDVLMAADKFEVASCMRYCSQMLRNFPMSSDVALLYLDLPSSILMADAVKPLTDAAKEFLALRFKDMTKFQSEVMELPLAGIEAVLCSDDLQVASEDAVYDFAVKWARTHYLKLEERRKVLGTRLCRLIRFPHMTCRKLRKVLTCNDLDPELSNKLVLEALFFKAEPPYRQRALLADEANTTCHRYIERAYKYRPVKVIEFELPRPQCIVYLDLKKEECQKLFPTGRVYSQAFHLGGQGFFLSAHCNMDQQSSFHCFGLFLGMQEKGSVSFAVDYEFSARQKSADEFISKYRGNYTFTGGKAVGYRNLFGTPWTSFMAEDSQFFINGVLHLKAELTIRQ, via the exons ATGGATTCTTTGAATTCCAGAATTGCAATTATCAAATCGGGTGCGAGTAGTAGTAGCGCTACTAATGATGATCTTCAATCCCCGAGCTCTGAATCAGACTTCGGATTCGCCTTCAATGACAGCAATTTCTCCGACCGAATTTTGAAGGTCGAGATAGTTCCTGATTTGCCTGATACTAAATCCAACGGTGACGGTTGCACCACCATCGCTGATTGGGCTAAGAATCGCAAGCGTAGGAGAGACGATGTCAAAAAGGAACCTG GTGCAGACATTATTTTACAACCTGATGAACAGATTCTGAACTGCAATATGCCAGACTCTGATGGTGTTGCCTATGAAAGTCTAGAAGGGGAAGCTGTTGCTATGATCGAAGAGTCACCAATTATCGATG GTGACGAGACTCTTCAGAACAATGAATCTCCCTTGAGCATGGATTGTTCTGTTGTTCTCCAAGTGAAGACTATTCACATTAGCTCTCCAATATTAGCTGCTAAGAGCCCCTTTTTTTACAAG TTATTTTCAAATGGGATGAGGGAATCTGAACAGAGACACGTGACGTTGCGAATCCATGCCTCTG AAGAAGCTGCGCTCATGGATCTCCTAAATTTTATGTACAGCAATACTTTGCAAATAGACACACCAACTGGTATACTAGATGTGCTTATGGCTGCCGATAAATTTGAAGTCGCCTCATGCATGAGATATTGCAGCCAGATGTTACGGAATTTCCCTATGTCTTCTGATGTGGCTTTGTTATACTTGGACCTTCCCTCAAGTATCTTGATGGCTGATGCCGTCAAACCATTGACAGATGCAGCCAAGGAGTTCCTTGCTTTGCGGTTTAAGGACATGACTAA ATTTCAGTCAGAGGTAATGGAGCTTCCCCTTGCTGGAATTGAGGCAGTGTTGTGTAGTGATGATCTCCAAGTTGCTTCTGAAGACGCAGTTTATGATTTTGCTGTGAAGTGGGCTAGAACCCATTATCTGAAGTTGGAGGAGCGGCGAAAAGTACTTGGTACCCGACTCTGCCGACTGATCCGTTTTCCGCACATGACATGCAGGAAGCTACGGAAAGTCCTGACCTGCAATGATTTAGATCCAGAGCTCTCCAACAAGCTGGTGTTGGAAGCCCTATTTTTCAAGGCTGAGCCGCCTTATCGTCAACGCGCTCTGCTTGCAGATGAGGCTAACACAACTTGTCACCGTTATATCGAACGGGCTTACAAATATCGGCCCGTAAAGGTGATTGAGTTTGAACTGCCACGACCTCAGTGTATCGTGTACTTGGATCTGAAGAAAGAGGAATGTCAGAAGCTGTTCCCAACAGGTCGAGTGTATTCTCAGGCTTTCCATCTCGGGGGACAGGGGTTTTTCCTCTCTGCACACTGTAATATGGATCAACAGAGCTCGTTCCATTGTTTTGGGCTGTTCTTGGGAATGCAGGAGAAGGGTTCTGTATCGTTTGCTGTGGATTATGAATTTTCTGCTAGGCAAAAGTCAGCTGATGAGTTTATTTCGAAATATCGAGGGAACTATACTTTCACAGGAGGGAAGGCAGTTGGGTATAGAAACTTGTTTGGTACACCATGGACCTCGTTTATGGCGGAAGATAGCCAGTTCTTTATCAATGGTGTTTTGCATCTTAAGGCTGAGTTGACAATTAGGCAATAG
- the LOC110778290 gene encoding BTB/POZ domain-containing protein POB1-like isoform X2 gives MPDSDGVAYESLEGEAVAMIEESPIIDGDETLQNNESPLSMDCSVVLQVKTIHISSPILAAKSPFFYKLFSNGMRESEQRHVTLRIHASEEAALMDLLNFMYSNTLQIDTPTGILDVLMAADKFEVASCMRYCSQMLRNFPMSSDVALLYLDLPSSILMADAVKPLTDAAKEFLALRFKDMTKFQSEVMELPLAGIEAVLCSDDLQVASEDAVYDFAVKWARTHYLKLEERRKVLGTRLCRLIRFPHMTCRKLRKVLTCNDLDPELSNKLVLEALFFKAEPPYRQRALLADEANTTCHRYIERAYKYRPVKVIEFELPRPQCIVYLDLKKEECQKLFPTGRVYSQAFHLGGQGFFLSAHCNMDQQSSFHCFGLFLGMQEKGSVSFAVDYEFSARQKSADEFISKYRGNYTFTGGKAVGYRNLFGTPWTSFMAEDSQFFINGVLHLKAELTIRQ, from the exons ATGCCAGACTCTGATGGTGTTGCCTATGAAAGTCTAGAAGGGGAAGCTGTTGCTATGATCGAAGAGTCACCAATTATCGATG GTGACGAGACTCTTCAGAACAATGAATCTCCCTTGAGCATGGATTGTTCTGTTGTTCTCCAAGTGAAGACTATTCACATTAGCTCTCCAATATTAGCTGCTAAGAGCCCCTTTTTTTACAAG TTATTTTCAAATGGGATGAGGGAATCTGAACAGAGACACGTGACGTTGCGAATCCATGCCTCTG AAGAAGCTGCGCTCATGGATCTCCTAAATTTTATGTACAGCAATACTTTGCAAATAGACACACCAACTGGTATACTAGATGTGCTTATGGCTGCCGATAAATTTGAAGTCGCCTCATGCATGAGATATTGCAGCCAGATGTTACGGAATTTCCCTATGTCTTCTGATGTGGCTTTGTTATACTTGGACCTTCCCTCAAGTATCTTGATGGCTGATGCCGTCAAACCATTGACAGATGCAGCCAAGGAGTTCCTTGCTTTGCGGTTTAAGGACATGACTAA ATTTCAGTCAGAGGTAATGGAGCTTCCCCTTGCTGGAATTGAGGCAGTGTTGTGTAGTGATGATCTCCAAGTTGCTTCTGAAGACGCAGTTTATGATTTTGCTGTGAAGTGGGCTAGAACCCATTATCTGAAGTTGGAGGAGCGGCGAAAAGTACTTGGTACCCGACTCTGCCGACTGATCCGTTTTCCGCACATGACATGCAGGAAGCTACGGAAAGTCCTGACCTGCAATGATTTAGATCCAGAGCTCTCCAACAAGCTGGTGTTGGAAGCCCTATTTTTCAAGGCTGAGCCGCCTTATCGTCAACGCGCTCTGCTTGCAGATGAGGCTAACACAACTTGTCACCGTTATATCGAACGGGCTTACAAATATCGGCCCGTAAAGGTGATTGAGTTTGAACTGCCACGACCTCAGTGTATCGTGTACTTGGATCTGAAGAAAGAGGAATGTCAGAAGCTGTTCCCAACAGGTCGAGTGTATTCTCAGGCTTTCCATCTCGGGGGACAGGGGTTTTTCCTCTCTGCACACTGTAATATGGATCAACAGAGCTCGTTCCATTGTTTTGGGCTGTTCTTGGGAATGCAGGAGAAGGGTTCTGTATCGTTTGCTGTGGATTATGAATTTTCTGCTAGGCAAAAGTCAGCTGATGAGTTTATTTCGAAATATCGAGGGAACTATACTTTCACAGGAGGGAAGGCAGTTGGGTATAGAAACTTGTTTGGTACACCATGGACCTCGTTTATGGCGGAAGATAGCCAGTTCTTTATCAATGGTGTTTTGCATCTTAAGGCTGAGTTGACAATTAGGCAATAG
- the LOC110778297 gene encoding ABC transporter C family member 10 gives MGNNFWAIFCGDSVYPYEYEELDSIFAATINPDSCINHIQVISTNLLLILLSLFIIFSTFNTPTIRNFASVLRISSAAVNIVLSLAYLVLGLWILEDNIRSEKTTLPLHGWLVLLFQGLSWLFLSLIFSFKRSHLLKLCAVVSGFYAAVMFMIAFYEVVVFRRVRSVKVIFDVLLLPGVVLLLFCVFREHLDNQESESESNFCLDESCVPLLDNVDNTYTTDENQSLFSKAGFFSRMSFWWLNPLMKKGKDNILQDEDIPKLRPADQAETCYLDFMEKLSNKKEKRSSSIFPAAIFSWQWNGIMTSGAFAFIKVLTLSTGPLFLKAFIDIAEGKKGFKYEGYAITFLLFFTKSLESLSERQWCFRTRLIGLQIRSMLSAAVYAKQFRLSNDAKTSHTPGEIINYVTVDAYRIGEFPFWFHQIWTVVLQMCIALGIIYYCVGNATIAALLIVVIAVLGNSPLGKLQHKYQTKLMLEQDKRVGAITEALVTMKVLKVYAWENHFKKGIENFREMEFRWLTAVLLQKGYYMILFWSFPILMSISTFGVCCFLDIPLNAGNVFTFLATLRIVQEPVRLIPDVAGAYIQASVSLDRIIRFLDATELQNQHIQEMKRGKELQMSIDIRSTGISWDCSLKPTLRNLNLLVKHGEKVAICGEVGAGKSTLLAAILGEVPNINGTVQVNGKLAYVSQTAWIQTGTIRENILFGSSMDHQRYQDTLERCSLVKDIGMLPFGDLTVIGERGVNLSGGQKQRVQLARALYQDADLYLLDDPFSAVDAHTAASLFNRYVMGALTGKTVLLVTHQVDFLPTFDCVLLMAEGEIIKSGTYEQLMTSSPEFQNLVNAHNNTLQSDSCKESTISLQSRSPQSEERDLFHQDKAQTYLGDQLIQKEEREIGDNGFRPYIQYLSHGRGFLYSSLAVLAHILFLVGQSIQSYWLATNVQNSGVSELKLVTVYSVIGCSVGLFLFIRSFSIVSLGLETSRSIFSTLLNSLFRAPMSFFDATPLGRILSRVSSDISIIDLDVAMMISMTLASTLTAFFSFGILAIVTWQVLLVIVPMVYLTILIQQYYFASAKELMRINGTTKSTLASNLAEAISGATTIRAFGKEDQYFSKAVELIDKNASPFFHSFSSNEWLIQRLEMLCAVILSSSALALTLLPFSEANSGFIGMALSYGLSLNIYLVSSVQNQCMLANMIVSAERLEQYMHIPAEARQIVHENRPPLTWPDLGKIEICDLKVRYRPNGPLVLQGISCIFQGGSKIGIVGRTGSGKTTLISTLFRLVEPSKGKIIIDGIDICTIGLHDLRSHLSIIPQDPTLFSGSVRHNLDPLSQHTDHEIWQVLEKCQLRDVVQNKEGGLHSSVVQDGSNWSMGQRQLFCLGRALLKRRKILVLDEATASIDNTTDAILQKTIRTEFSNSTVVTVAHRIPTVMDCTRVLAVSDGKVAEFDEPMKLMNKEESLFGKLVREYWSYAENASTCEDELQ, from the exons ATGGGAAACAATTTCTGGGCCATATTCTGTGGAGATTCAGTCTACCCATATGAATATGAAGaacttgattcaatttttgcaGCTACAATCAACCCAGATTCATGTATAAACCACATCCAAGTAATCTCCACTAATTTATTGCTCATTTTGTTATCTTTGTTCATTATTTTTTCCACTTTTAATACTCCAACAATCAGGAATTTTGCTTCTGTATTAAGAATTTCTTCTGCTGCTGTTAATATTGTTCTGAGTTTAGCATACTTGGTTTTGGGACTGTGGATTTTGGAGGACAATATAAGAAGTGAAAAGACCACTTTGCCCCTGCATGGATGGTTGGTTCTGCTCTTTCAGGGGCTTTCATGGCTGTTTCTGAGTTTGATTTTCAGCTTTAAGAGGTCTCACTTGTTAAAGTTATGTGCTGTTGTTTCTGGCTTTTATGCTGCAGTTATGTTTATGATTGCTTTTTATGAAGTAGTTGTTTTCAGGAGAGTGAGATCAGTTAAGGTTATATTTGATGTTCTGTTGCTTCCAGGAGTTGTTCTGCTACTATTTTGTGTTTTTAGAGAGCATTTAGATAACCAAGAGTCAGAATCGGAATCAAATTTTTGTTTAGATGAGTCTTGTGTACCTTTACTTGATAATGTGGATAATACTTATACCACTGATGAAAATCAAAGTCTGTTTTCGAAAGCTGGATTCTTCAGTAGAATGTCATTTTGGTGGCTGAATCCACTGATGAAGAAGGGTAAGGATAACATTCTTCAGGATGAAGATATTCCTAAACTGAGGCCTGCTGATCAGGCGGAAACATGCTACCTCGATTTCATGGAGAAACTTAGcaataagaaagaaaaaagatcaAGCTCCATCTTTCCTGCTGCCATATTTTCCTGGCAATGGAATGGCATTATGACTTCTGGGGCCTTTGCATTTATTAAGGTCCTTACACTCTCTACTGGGCCCCTTTTCCTCAAAGCATTCATTGATATAGCTGAAGGGAAAAAGGGTTTCAAGTATGAAGGTTATGCAATCACTTTTCTGCTTTTCTTCACAAAAAGCTTGGAATCATTGTCAGAGAGGCAGTGGTGCTTTAGGACTAGATTGATTGGATTGCAGATAAGATCTATGTTATCTGCAGCTGTTTACGCGAAGCAATTCAGACTCTCGAATGATGCTAAAACGAGTCACACACCCGGTGAGATAATCAACTATGTCACTGTTGATGCTTACAGAATTGGTGAATTCCCTTTCTGGTTTCATCAGATATGGACTGTGGTTCTTCAAATGTGCATTGCTTTAGGGATTATCTACTACTGTGTTGGAAATGCAACTATTGCAGCATTACTGATAGTTGTTATAGCAGTACTTGGAAATTCTCCCTTGGGAAAATTGCAGCACAAATACCAAACAAAGCTTATGTTAGAACAGGATAAAAGGGTGGGGGCCATAACTGAAGCATTGGTGACAATGAAGGTACTGAAGGTATATGCTTGGGAAAATCACTTTAAGAAAGGGATTGAAAACTTTAGGGAAATGGAATTCAGATGGTTGACTGCTGTGCTTCTACAGAAAGGGTATTATATGATTCTTTTCTGGTCATTTCCAATATTGATGTCTATATCTACATTTGGGGTATGCTGTTTCTTAGACATTCCTTTGAATGCTGGTAATGTTTTTACATTTCTAGCTACTTTGAGAATTGTTCAGGAGCCTGTGAGGTTGATTCCGGATGTTGCTGGAGCGTACATACAAGCAAGTGTATCATTAGACAGAATCATAAGGTTCCTTGATGCAACTGAGTTGCAGAATCAACATATTCAGGAAATGAAAAGAGGAAAGGAGTTACAGATGTCTATAGATATAAGAAGCACGGGGATTTCATGGGATTGCTCACTGAAACCAACCCTTAGAAATTTGAATTTACTAGTTAAACACGGAGAGAAGGTAGCCATTTGTGGAGAGGTTGGAGCCGGTAAATCCACACTCTTGGCAGCCATTCTTGGAGAAGTTCCGAATATCAATGGCACT GTGCAAGTTAATGGAAAGCTTGCCTATGTATCTCAGACAGCATGGATTCAAACTGGGACTATAAGAGAGAATATTCTGTTTGGTTCTTCTATGGATCATCAAAGATATCAAGATACACTTGAAAGGTGCTCATTAGTAAAAGATATTGGCATGCTTCCGTTTGGTGATCTCACAGTAATTGGGGAAAGAGGAGTTAACCTTAGTGGTGGACAGAAGCAGCGAGTGCAGCTAGCACGTGCCTTGTATCAGGACGCTGATCTTTACCTCCTGGATGATCCATTCAGTGCTGTTGATGCCCACACTGCGGCTAGTCTATTCAAT AGATATGTCATGGGAGCTTTGACAGGAAAAACCGTACTGCTAGTTACTCACCAAGTTGACTTCCTTCCTACATTTGATTGTGTCTTG TTGATGGCCGAAGGTGAAATTATAAAGTCGGGCACTTATGAACAATTGATGACTTCAAGCCCCGAGTTTCAAAATCTAGTCAATGCGCATAACAACACACTTCAGTCTGACAGTTGTAAAGAGAGTACAATATCTTTACAGAGTAGAAGTCCGCAAAGTGAAGAAAGAGATTTGTTTCATCAGGACAAAGCACAAACATATTTGGGTGATCAATTGATTCAGAAAGAAGAAAGAGAGATAGGAGACAATGGTTTTAGGCCTTATATACAGTACCTAAGTCACGGAAGAGGTTTCTTATACTCATCCTTGGCAGTCTTAGCCCATATCTTATTCCTTGTTGGGCAGTCTATACAAAGTTATTGGTTGGCTACTAATGTTCAAAATTCTGGTGTTAGTGAGCTGAAATTGGTGACAGTGTACTCAGTTATAGGATGTAGTGTGGGGCTTTTCTTGTTCATAAGATCGTTTTCCATAGTTTCCCTTGGTCTTGAGACTTCACGGTCAATATTTTCTACATTACTCAACTCCCTTTTTAGAGCACCAATGTCCTTCTTTGATGCCACTCCTCTGGGAAGGATACTCAGTCGG GTATCTTCAGACATAAGTATCATTGACCTTGATGTAGCCATGATGATAAGCATGACCTTAGCTTCTACACTAACAGCTTTCTTCAGCTTCGGTATCCTGGCTATTGTTACTTGGCAAGTCTTGCTTGTCATTGTGCCTATGGTTTATCTGACTATACTCATACAG CAATATTATTTTGCATCAGCAAAAGAGCTGATGCGGATCAATGGAACTACAAAGTCCACACTGGCAAGCAATCTTGCCGAGGCCATTTCAGGAGCCACCACAATACGAGCTTTTGGGAAGGAAGATCAGTACTTTTCAAAGGCTGTTGAGCTTATAGACAAGAATGCGAGCCCTTTTTTCCATAGTTTTTCTTCCAATGAATGGTTGATCCAACGCTTAGAGATGCTATGTGCAGTTATTCTCTCAAGCTCCGCTCTTGCCCTGACTTTGCTTCCTTTCAGCGAAGCCAACTCTG GATTTATTGGGATGGCACTTTCCTATGGCCTATCCTTGAATATTTATCTAGTGAGTTCTGTCCAAAACCAGTGCATGCTGGCTAATATGATAGTTTCAGCTGAAAGACTAGAACAGTACATGCACATTCCTGCAGAAGCCCGTCAAATTGTGCACGAAAATAGACCTCCCCTTACTTGGCCTGATTTAGGAAAAATTGAGATCTGTGATTTGAAG GTTAGATATAGACCCAATGGTCCACTGGTTCTTCAAGGGATCAGTTGCATCTTTCAAGGTGGAAGCAAGATTGGGATAGTTGGGAGGACCGGAAGTGGAAAAACAACCCTTATTAGCACTTTGTTTCGCTTAGTAGAGCCTTCAAAGGGAAAGATCATCATAGATGGAATTGACATTTGCACCATTGGGCTTCATGATCTTAGATCTCACCTCAGCATCATCCCTCAGGACCCCACGCTTTTTAGTGGTTCAGTTCGTCACAATCTAGACCCCTTGTCACAGCATACAGATCACGAGATCTGGCAG GTTCTTGAGAAGTGCCAGCTCCGAGATGTTGTTCAGAACAAAGAAGGCGGCCTGCACTCCTCAG TTGTACAAGATGGATCAAATTGGAGCATGGGACAACGGCAATTATTTTGTCTAGGACGAGCATTACTGAAGAGGAGAAAGATACTAGTTCTAGATGAAGCTACAGCATCCATTGACAATACCACCGATGCAATCCTGCAGAAAACCATAAGAACTGAATTCAGTAACAGCACAGTTGTTACAGTGGCTCATAGAATACCAACTGTAATGGACTGCACACGCGTTCTAGCTGTTAGTGACG GGAAAGTGGCCGAGTTTGACGAGCCAATGAAACTCATGAACAAGGAAGAATCATTGTTTGGGAAACTTGTTAGGGAGTACTGGTCATATGCTGAAAATGCCAGTACGTGCGAAGATGAACTCCAGTGA